One genomic region from Pyxicephalus adspersus chromosome 1, UCB_Pads_2.0, whole genome shotgun sequence encodes:
- the LOC140337361 gene encoding DNA-binding protein inhibitor ID-3-like, which yields MKAISPVRSMPSCYQAVCCLSEQSLSIARTSSHKGGVEEPMGLLYDMNDCYSKLKELVPGIPQGSKLSQVEILQHVIDYIFDLQIVLGEEKEHNNSILSIQKTDFAKMSKAEDASLCH from the exons ATGAAGGCCATCAGCCCAGTGAGATCAATGCCCAGCTGCTACCAGGCTGTGTGCTGCTTGTCTGAACAGAGCCTGAGCATTGCCAGGACTAGTAGCCACAAGGGAGGAGTAGAAGAACCCATGGGTCTCCTGTATGATATGAATGATTGCTACTCCAAGCTGAAGGAGCTGGTGCCTGGTATCCCTCAAGGGAGCAAGCTGAGTCAAGTAGAAATCCTGCAACATGTCATTGACTACATCTTCGACCTGCAGATTGTATTGGGAGAAGAGAAGGAACACAACAACAGCATCTTGTCAATACAG aaaacagattttgcaaaaatgtcaaaAGCAGAAGATGCCAGCCTTTGCCATTGA